In the Populus trichocarpa isolate Nisqually-1 chromosome 1, P.trichocarpa_v4.1, whole genome shotgun sequence genome, one interval contains:
- the LOC18094927 gene encoding lamin-like protein, with product MESLRKMLVVLMTMVVTVRMVNASLVYVGGGKETWRSNVNFSEWSARQNIYVGDWLYFGFDKKLYNVLEVNKTGYEGCHDVGFIKNITRGGRDVFQVNEAKTYYFINGGGSCFGGMKVAVNVENPQPAPSPSQLTGVKSIKNGSPSRFGGHVVTLMAVLANVLLAWAIL from the exons ATGGAAAGTTTAAGGAAAATGTTAGTAGTGCTGATGACGATGGTTGTCACAGTGCGTATGGTGAATGCTTCACTTGTTTATGTAGGAGGAGGGAAAGAAACATGGAGATCTAACGTTAACTTCTCTGAATGGTCTGCACGTCAAAACATCTATGTGGGAGACTGGCTCT atTTTGGATTCGACAAGAAACTTTATAATGTTCTTGAGGTGAACAAGACAGGCTATGAAGGTTGCCACGACGTGGGCTTCATAAAGAATATCACAAGGGGAGGTCGAGATGTATTCCAAGTGAATGAGGCCAAgacatattatttcattaatggtGGTGGCAGTTGCTTTGGAGGAATGAAAGTTGCTGTCAATGTTGAAAATCCTCAGCCTGCCCCTTCCCCATCTCAATTAACTGGTGTTAAAAGTATCAAAAATGGTTCTCCATCAAGATTTGGTGGCCATGTCGTTACCTTAATGGCTGTGCTTGCTAATGTTCTCTTGGCCTGGGCAATCCTTTAA
- the LOC7467965 gene encoding lamin-like protein, translating to MEVFSLKKMLLWLITVVNILGSTAECREPVLHRVGGGKYTWAPNMNFTAWAMHEEFYVGDWLYFGFDKTRYSVLEVNKINYNNCNDKNCIANITRGGRDVFNLTEARPYYFLSGRGYCFKGMKVAVHAQYPPPDPAPLVVRNVCPSKSASHGLAMLLALFTSYAVMG from the exons ATGGAGGTTTTTAGTCTGAAGAAAATGCTTTTGTGGTTGATTACTGTGGTGAACATATTAGGGAGCACTGCAGAATGCAGAGAGCCAGTTCTCCATAGAGTTGGGGGAGGAAAATACACATGGGCACCGAATATGAACTTCACTGCTTGGGCTATGCATGAAGAATTCTACGTAGGAGACTGGCTTT ACTTTGGATTCGACAAAACCCGCTACAGTGTTCTGGAGGTGAACAAGATTAACTACAACAACTGCAATGACAAAAACTGCATAGCAAACATTACAAGAGGTGGCCGGGATGTGTTCAATCTCACAGAGGCAAGACCATATTACTTTCTTAGTGGTCGTGGGTACTGCTTTAAAGGGATGAAAGTTGCAGTCCATGCTCAATATCCTCCACCTGATCCTGCGCCATTAGTCGTCAGAAATGTTTGTCCGTCGAAGAGTGCTAGCCATGGCCTCGCCATGCTTCTTGCTCTGTTCACCTCCTATGCTGTGATGGGCTAG